ATGCCGAGCTGGCGCATGGTCTGGCTCGGCTGGATGAAGGTGCGGCCGACGTAGCGGTTCTTCATCAGGCCCTCGCCGAAGGGGATGCCGCTGGCCTCGGCGTAGCCGGCGGCGGCGCTCCAGGCGGTGTCGGGCACGGGGATGACCAGGTCGGCCTCGACCGGCGCCTCCACGGCCAGGGCGGCCCCGAGGGCGCGGCGGACCTGGTGGACGCTCTGGCCGGCCAGGGTGGAGTCGGCCCGGGCCAGGTAGACGTGCTCGAACACGCACAGCCGCGGGTCGGGCGGGGCGAAGCGGCGGGCCCGCAACCCCTGCCCGTCGATGGCCACGACCTCGCCGGGCTCGACCTCGCGGACCAGGGTGGCCCCGACGATGTCCAGGGCCGCCGTCTCCGACGCGATCACCCAGCCTCCCGGCAGCTTGCCGATGCACAGGGGCCGCACCCCGTGGCGGTCGCGCACCCCGTAGAGGGTCCGCTCGTCCATGATGACCAGCGAGAACGCCCCCTCGAGGCGGGGCATGGTGCGGACGATCGCCTCCTCCAGCGACAGGTCGGCCTCGCGGGCCAGCAGCTCGGCCATCACGTCGGTGTCGCTGCTCGGCCGCCGCTCGCCGCCGGCCGCGTCCGGCGCCCCGAGGCCCAGCGGCTCGGCCAGCACGGCCGTGTTGGTGAGGTTGCCGTTGTGGGCCAGGGCGATCCCGCCCCCGGCGGCGTTGGTCTTGAACGCCGGCTGGGCGTTCTCCCAGCGGGAGCCGCCGGTGGTCGAGTAGCGGGTGTGGCCGATCGCCAGGTGCCCCTGGAGGGTGGCCAGTGTCGGCTCGTCGAAGACCTGGCTGACCAGGCCCATCTCCTTGTAGACGAGCACGCCGCGGCCGTCGGCGACGGCCATCCCGGCCGATTCCTGGCCTCGGTGCTGGAGGGCGTAGAGCCCGTAGAAGACGAGGTTGGCGACCTGCTCCCCCGGAGCCCAGACTCCGAAGACCCC
Above is a genomic segment from Actinomycetota bacterium containing:
- the purF gene encoding amidophosphoribosyltransferase, whose product is MLDADHPREACGVFGVWAPGEQVANLVFYGLYALQHRGQESAGMAVADGRGVLVYKEMGLVSQVFDEPTLATLQGHLAIGHTRYSTTGGSRWENAQPAFKTNAAGGGIALAHNGNLTNTAVLAEPLGLGAPDAAGGERRPSSDTDVMAELLAREADLSLEEAIVRTMPRLEGAFSLVIMDERTLYGVRDRHGVRPLCIGKLPGGWVIASETAALDIVGATLVREVEPGEVVAIDGQGLRARRFAPPDPRLCVFEHVYLARADSTLAGQSVHQVRRALGAALAVEAPVEADLVIPVPDTAWSAAAGYAEASGIPFGEGLMKNRYVGRTFIQPSQTMRQLGIRIKLNPLKETIRGLRLVVVDDSIVRGNTTKAIVTMLREAGAREVHVRITSPPVRWPCFYGIDMPTRAELVASDLLTDEVASYVGADSLGYLSLEALTETAADPGTGPGGLCTACFTGRYPIPVEAQVQGKELLEGLAPQR